TAAATTGTAATGTTACTAATATTCCTGCTAAAATAAAAGGAATACTTGGTGCTATCTTGGTAAAAGATAAAGGAGATTTTTTAACAACTGGCTGTTTTGTATCAGTGGCTATTATCGCAGAATCACCAAACCATTTTTTTACTAATACTTCAATTTCTCCGCTCTTTTTCATCTCCTCAAGAACGGGATTAAATTGCTTTAATAGCGGTGAACCTTTCGGAAAAGCAATCGCTGAACCAATTTCTTCAGAATCACTAGGAATCAAATTAAATTCCAAATCAGAATTATTAGCAATAAATCCTTTAGCGACTGTATCTTCCATAATAGCCGCATCAATTCTACCTGATTTAAGTTCTTGAATGATATCACCTGTTTTATTCAATGATATAACCTGAACACTTTGCCATTTTTTCGCTGTATTGGCTTGAATTGTCCCTAATTGAACACCTACTTTTTTGCCAGCTAAATCTTCAGGTGTTTTGAGATTACTTGGTTTTTTAGCAACAATAGTATTTTTCGATTCGTAGTAAATATCAGAAAAATCTATACTTTTTTTGCGTTCAGTTGTCGGAGACATTCCTGACATAGCAAAGTCAGCGCGACGAGATTGTAAAGCGGGAATAATACCGCTAAAATCTGTATCTCTAATTTCCAGTTGATATCCTAATTTTTGGGTAATATATTTGGCAATATCTATATCAAAACCAATAATTTCATTATTGCTACTAGCAGTTTTCCGAAATTCATAGGGTGGATAGTCGGCAGAAGTCACCATAATTAAACTCTTCCCTGTTTGTGATTGTGTAGCTACTGAGTCACGTGAAAAGTTACCACAGATCAAAGTAATTGCTAACATTGCCACAAACAGCAAAGCAATTACTCGGTTTTTTGGGAAGATTTTGGCAATTATTCGAACCATTAGACCAAATAT
The window above is part of the Dolichospermum sp. DET69 genome. Proteins encoded here:
- a CDS encoding ABC transporter substrate-binding protein/permease, whose translation is MLAITLICGNFSRDSVATQSQTGKSLIMVTSADYPPYEFRKTASSNNEIIGFDIDIAKYITQKLGYQLEIRDTDFSGIIPALQSRRADFAMSGMSPTTERKKSIDFSDIYYESKNTIVAKKPSNLKTPEDLAGKKVGVQLGTIQANTAKKWQSVQVISLNKTGDIIQELKSGRIDAAIMEDTVAKGFIANNSDLEFNLIPSDSEEIGSAIAFPKGSPLLKQFNPVLEEMKKSGEIEVLVKKWFGDSAIIATDTKQPVVKKSPLSFTKIAPSIPFILAGILVTLQFTLISTFFGFIWGIILALCKISPIKPLLYFANGYTSIFRGTPLLLQIALIYYATPQLTGYDIPALLAGVITFTLNSGAYVSETIRGGILAVDKGQMEASLSLGIAYVPMMKDIILPQAVKNILPALVNESIGLLKDSSLVSTIGVVDVLRRAQIVGAEKYIYFEPLLLAGMIYYLMVMGLTWVGSQLEVRLHRSS